TAACTTGAATAGCAGAATACCTAGTTCGATCAAATCCTGACGATGTCAAGTTCACATAGCTTGAAAGCCCTAACCTATTAGCTATAGATAAAGTTCTCTCAGCTAAGGCGATTTCCTGAGGATAGGCGAAGGTAAGTATTACCGAGCCGCTTGTTCCAGACCTGAAGCCCGTACATCCTTCTGCAAGATAAGCTCCAAGGAGCCAAGACGTATCAGGGGTAAGCTCGAATTGCTCCATAGAAAGTCTGATCTTAGGGTTCCTGACAAGTTTTCCATTAAGCATAGAAAATTCGCTGGGTTTATACGCAGATATATCTATACGTCTTTTTTTACCACTCATGTTCGAAACGAAAGATATGAGTAAATCGCCTTTTTTAAGATCTTCAGCTTTTTTAGCCTCGATCTCGCCCTTATCGTTTATAACCATGACAGAGTGGCTTGGTGTAACTCTTATAGCCCCACCTTCATAGCGGATTCTTATAAGCCGCTTAGCTTTGTGCCTCGCTATGAAACTGACAGGTAGGAACCTTACACCATAGTCGTTAGACGATAACGATAGAACTTCTAGGCCAGAGACCCTACAGTATCTGGCGTCACAGTCTTTTCCGAAAAACAACGCATCCAGTTCTTTAAAGTTCGTTCTATGAATTTCACCATTAATTCTCACCAACACAGGAGTCTCAGGAGCGACAGAGGCGTTAAGTTCCATGAAGCTATCTGCGAAGTAGCTGCCGAAGAGGTCTCTAGCCAGGCATAAGGCGGCCGTGGTTTTACCGGTCCCCGGTGGTCCGGCGAATAGGCAATGCGGCATCGACCTCGTCTCGACGAACCTCATGAGCCGTTCGACTATCTCCCTCTGGTCGACCATCTCCTTGAGGCTCCTGGGACGGTATTTCTCGCTCCAGAGCTCGCTCATAGGAGCTGCACCTAAACCGGCTAATGGATGACGACGAAGTTAAACCTTACTGCATAATCTAAGCTGGGTCTACCGTTAGAGGAATACTCCTTTTCACATCTTTAAAAGATAGGGGGTAGTTGCTCTTAGGATTCTTCCGTCTCCTCGGAATTCGGCTCTTTATCCTCGTTCGAGGATGCTTCAGAGGACAGGTTGTCTACGGCCTTAACCCTGAGTTTTATCGGGATAGCCAGCTCCCTAGCGGCTATGCCGTAGATCGTTTCAGGAGACATATAGTACTGAGAAACCACCTTAGCCACGTCGGATATGTTATATATGTTCCTCTTAGCCATCCACTTCAAGACAATTTCACGCCTCTCTATCTCGTCTAGAAGCTCCCGAACAGTCCTACCGGTCTTCAACGCGATCTTCCTCAGCAGTAGGCTGTCTTCAAGCCTCGAGTTGTAGACATCGGTCAACGGGTCCCACTCGAATATCCTGACGAACTCCTTATGGCTTATGATCTCTGAAACCTCTCTAGCCCTCCTCCCGAAGTGTAGACCGTGAACAGGCTTAGGCAGGTGAACCCTCTCGACCTCGACTACGACGTTCATCAAAGGTATGTAGACCTCGGCCACGTTCATAGGCGGGCTTGTCAACCTCTTGATGGCATAGTCTACGTCCTCGGCGTGTAGCGTACACATGCCGCCGTGCCCCGTAGCCAGGGCCTGGAACAGTACGAATGCCTCCTCGCCTCGGACCTCGCCGACGATTATGTAGTCTGGCCTGTACCTGAGCGTCGTCTTCACGAGGGTGAAGAGCGGTATAGCGCCTGAAGCGGTCCCGCCTACGCCGTAGCTCTCTCGGCTGACGAACTGAACCCAGTTCTCGTGTGGGAGGTTAAGCTCGGCGATCTCCTCGACCGTGCATATCTTCATAGACGGCTTGATCAAGCTCGCCAACGCGTTGAGCAGGGTCGTCTTACCGGCGCCTGTACCTCCGATTATGATGACGGACATCCTATTTTCGAGTAGGAGCCAGAAGTACGCAGCCATCTTGGCGGTTACGGTTCCATAGTTTATGAGCTCCACTATCGAGAACGGTTCTTCCCTGAACTTCCTTATCGTGAACGTCGAGCCCTTGGGGGTTACCTCTTTCCTGAAGGTCGCGACGTATCGGTGTTTACCGTACAGCATCGTGTCGACTATCGGGAAGGCGGTCGATATGTGTTTACCACCGATGTGGGTCAGCTTTATGACAAGGTCGTCTAGATACCTGTCGTCTAGGAATATCAAGTTCGAGGGGAGACCCTCGTAGCGTCTATGCCAGACATATACGGGCTTGCCGACGCCTTCGCATGAGATGTCCTCGATGTTCGGGTCTAGGATCATCGCGTGTATCGGACCGAAGCCCAGCAGGTCCCTCTCGACGTAGTAGAGTATCTTCTCCCGGCTCTCCTTTGGAATACCTAACGTGAGGTTGTACTTGTCTATAAGCCTGTTAGCCTCCTTGAGGACGTGAACCTTAAGGTCTTCGACCGCCTCCTCCTCCGGCGGGCTTAACTCGGCTGAGAGTATGTCTATGAGCTTGTCGCATGCCCGCCGCTCCTCCTCCATAAGCTCGACCTCTGATACGAAGTACGCATATGCCCCACCCAGCTCAGGTATGGAGGCTACGTAGACCTTAGAGAACGGCTCCCTTATCCAGTATTCGTCGATTACCTTATACTTCGGTAGCAGAGGACGCATAGTATAAGGTAGTTTGGCGACCTCCTTTTCTACCACTATAGGCTCTCTCTTCTTGAATAGAAGAGAAAATATGCTTAATTTCTTAAGCCTTGACAAATTCTATAACCCTTCATTTTTTGGTATCAGATTCTCATATTTAAGGATTAATCACCTAAAGGTGGGCTAAGATTCTTTCCGCACACCGGGCATTTATACCCGAATTTTTTCATCCACCTGACTAGGCACGATGTGTGGAATACTGAGGAGCAGAAGGGGCATACGGATAGGAACACCTCAGAGGAGGCGGAGGCGAGGATCGAGTTCATACATATCGGGCACGATGCATCCGGCTTAAGCGTTACGCTTCTCGTAGGCGCGTCGTCGACCGTGTAGTTGCCTGAACCCGGTATCGGCTCTGGTTTACCGGTCGTCTTAGCGTAGCGCTCTATTATAAGGTTACGGAGCTCTATAGGCCGCTCTATCTTAGGTATCAGTATCGTGCCGAGGGCTTCTGTGACTATTATGAGGTTGCCGTAGTTTAGACGCTTACCTATCGACGATTGAACGACCTCGACGCTTACGATACTTTTTACCGGTATCTTGTAGCTCGTCTTCATCGGGAAGAGCCTCTCCACGGTTATCGAGTCCTCTGTGAGAAGTATCCTGAAACGCCAGGTCATCGATAGGGCGTATGCTATCGAAGCTACGGCTAGGGAGAAGACTATAGTTATGACCACTGTGAGGTACGTGGAGTTTCTCCTGAGTAGCGTGAAGCCTTCGACCACGCCGTCCCACGCGAACGTCAAGTAGTCGGGCGGATTGTAGAACTCGATGAACTTACTCGCCAGGATAGGGGATAGAATTATCACCACGACGAGTGTTACACGTACCACGTCGAC
This region of Candidatus Bathyarchaeota archaeon genomic DNA includes:
- a CDS encoding type II/IV secretion system ATPase subunit; translation: MSRLKKLSIFSLLFKKREPIVVEKEVAKLPYTMRPLLPKYKVIDEYWIREPFSKVYVASIPELGGAYAYFVSEVELMEEERRACDKLIDILSAELSPPEEEAVEDLKVHVLKEANRLIDKYNLTLGIPKESREKILYYVERDLLGFGPIHAMILDPNIEDISCEGVGKPVYVWHRRYEGLPSNLIFLDDRYLDDLVIKLTHIGGKHISTAFPIVDTMLYGKHRYVATFRKEVTPKGSTFTIRKFREEPFSIVELINYGTVTAKMAAYFWLLLENRMSVIIIGGTGAGKTTLLNALASLIKPSMKICTVEEIAELNLPHENWVQFVSRESYGVGGTASGAIPLFTLVKTTLRYRPDYIIVGEVRGEEAFVLFQALATGHGGMCTLHAEDVDYAIKRLTSPPMNVAEVYIPLMNVVVEVERVHLPKPVHGLHFGRRAREVSEIISHKEFVRIFEWDPLTDVYNSRLEDSLLLRKIALKTGRTVRELLDEIERREIVLKWMAKRNIYNISDVAKVVSQYYMSPETIYGIAARELAIPIKLRVKAVDNLSSEASSNEDKEPNSEETEES
- a CDS encoding PH domain-containing protein encodes the protein VDVVRVTLVVVIILSPILASKFIEFYNPPDYLTFAWDGVVEGFTLLRRNSTYLTVVITIVFSLAVASIAYALSMTWRFRILLTEDSITVERLFPMKTSYKIPVKSIVSVEVVQSSIGKRLNYGNLIIVTEALGTILIPKIERPIELRNLIIERYAKTTGKPEPIPGSGNYTVDDAPTRSVTLKPDASCPICMNSILASASSEVFLSVCPFCSSVFHTSCLVRWMKKFGYKCPVCGKNLSPPLGD